The genomic segment ATAAAcctattgatatttttaaatgaacttACACGTATATAAGCTAGCTCCAGAGACCGTGATGATGATGTGAAAACAGAAATGGTCTAACAATGTagtaaatgaaaatgatattttgaaaagaatatCAGAGACACGAAGATGCACGAATGGAATGAAAATGGTAATTGGTAAAACGACCAGAGAAATAAACAAGAGGGTTTCATGTTTCtgatagtaaaaaaaaaatttaccgagagatgttaaaaaaaatcattttcagtttatatattttaaatgctAAAGTTACCAGTTGGCTAAAGtgatttgaaaagtaaaaattaaaaggaattGAAAGACCATAACCAAGGAAGTGTTGAATTGTTCATGACACGTCCATTTACGACAGAAACTAGCGGTCTCGTCTCATCgaactattttaatttctttttataattttattttttacattcttTGATTCCCTTCACTccacctatatatatatatacatatatggaTATTACACCTAGCATTAGTTACTCACATATTCTGCTTCGTTCTTTCTTTCACCCTTTCTCTCTATGCTTTACtacttcattcattcatcttTTTCATGTTATAATAAATACTCTGCAATTTGCTCATACACTTTGATTCTTGTTTGGTGGAGTTGAAATCTGGGTGGTGATTAATGGGTTTTGTTTCCCTTTTCTGATTTTGCTTTGCTTTGGTGTTATTCTGCCTTGTGAATATATACTGAATGGGTTCCATCAGAGGAatcaagaagaggaagaaggctGATGATAAAGATGGCCAAGATGCCTCTGCCACCCCATTCGATTGGTGGCAACATTTCTCCCTCAGAATTTCAGGTACACTGCAATATCCTTTCTTGTTTGTGATTGGACATGTTTGTGTGATAGTCTGTTACTTATTTTTCATTGTATATCAAAACTtctagttattattattattattattattattattattattattattattatgattatctGATGTAGGGCAAAAAAGTTATGTCCTTTTTGGTAATGGGTAAGATTATAATGATTCGGGATTTGTTTCTTCAAGCTTAATAAGTTACTCATCATTCGTTGAATCTTTGTTTTCTCTGCTTGACTCTCATATTCATGTTGCTCTTATGGGGCATACATCTTTGATGACTTACTTGATAAAGAAAGTGACCCCATGCTTTTGACCAAAATGTGTTTCTTACAAGGAATGTATCTCTTACTTAGAAACTGTAGTAGACTTTGgttataattttgttgaatcGTGTTTGGTTATCATATATCTGTTTGGCTAGTTGCTATTTGTATCTTAACCTTCCAAATTGTGAAACTTCTGGTATGGTGTCACCACGTAATTAGACCATTGGCGGGATCCTGGTTGTAGGTATAAACACAAGAATTATATTTGTTATCTTTACTTGTTGCAGTTATCCACTTACACAACAATCTGGGTATTTTATGCATTGTTTTCACGTGAATTGTGCAGCTTCTTTATCTTGTTATGCATTGAATTCAGTCAATACTCATTTTGACTTTCAACCCATTTCTAAAGATCTTTCTTCCTTTAATCTAGCTTTTCGTCTCTTCCCAATGCCTGCTTTGAAGAGTCACATAATTTACAATCTCATCTCTATACTGACTAATAACCAGATGCATTAGCAGTGAGATTATTCAAGTCTGTGGTTAACACGGTACATTCCAACTAATATAActatttatgaaatatatttttgcaTGTGGCTTATTAAATTGATTGAAGATAACTAAGGTATATAGATTCTGTGGAACTTCTTTGTTTAAATGTTAGATGTGCTGAACTTGGAATAAATGTTAGATTGGTATGGTTGGTacagtaaaaaattattttgaatgagTTCAAAACCTTATAATCTGATTGGCTGCTGAAGAGATTTTAAAGGAAAATAACATCTGAAAAACAGAGGTATGAACCCTTATTCAGTTTTTTATAGTTGAACCTCTTCAGTAAATGCCTTACTATGCTGATTTTCTTAATCAAAATTATGTCGCATATAGCCATTAGgttgttcatatttttgtaatatttctgCTTTGTGACCTGAGTAGATTTCtttatataagaaaagaagGATTTTTCTGACAGCGTTCAGAGAAACTGACCTTTAGGTAAACCATCCCAGTTACAAAGAATTTGCACatttatttctaatatatttgAGTATAACTGTGTCTGGATATAAAGAATACTGTTTCTGCCATTACTTCCTCTGGCATGTGGGTTAAGTTCCTTTCATGTTATTCAAGATGGTGCATGATGTGCTAAACTTATTCATAATACATTTGTGAAATTCAACTGCCCATCTTCATGATATGCTGATGCTTTAATTTTCCAATTTTAGGACCTTTGGCTCAATCTAAAAATATAGAGAAATTTGAGTCAGTTTTCAAGATCTCAAGGAAGACGTTCAACTATATATGTTCTCTTGTGGAAGAAGACCTGCTGGCCAGAGCCTCAAATTTTGTTGATTTAAGTGGCAAACGTTTGTCTCTAAATGACCAAGTGGCTGTAGCTCTTAGAAGGCTCAGCTCTGGTGAGTCATTGTCAACCATTGGCGACTCATTTAGGATGAACCAGTCGACTGTTTCCCAAGTAACATGGAGGTTTGTGGAAGCAATGGAAGAAAGAGGACTCCACCATCTCAGCTGGCCTTCAACTGAAACCGAAATGGAAGAGATAAAGTGCAAGTTTGAGAACTTCAGGGGCCTTTCTAATTGTTGTGGTGCCGTTGACAGCACACACATAATGATGACTTTGCCCTCTGTGGATGCTTTGAATAGTGTGTGGCTTGATCGTGAGAAGAATTGCAGCATGGTCTTGCAAGCCATTGTGGATCCTGATCTGAGATTCCGTGACATAGTTACTGGATGGCCAGGAAGTATGAGTGATGAGCAAGTGCTTCGGAGTTGTTCTTTTTTCAAACTTGGTGAAGAAGGGAAAAGGTTGAATGGGGGTAAGAAAGTACTTCCAGAAGGAACAGCAGTAAGGGAGTATATTATAGGGGATAGAGGCTTTCCCCTTTTGCCATGGCTTCTTACACCTTACGAAGGTAAAGGACTCTCAAATGTTCAAGTTGAGTTTAATACAAGGGTTGTTGAAACTCAAATGTTGGCCAAGAAAGCATTGGCTAGGCTGAAGGAGATGTGGAGGATAATCCAAGGTGTGATGTGGAAACCTGACAAGCACAAGTTACCAAGAATTATTCTTGTCTGCTGCATACTGCATAATATAGTTATCGATATGAAGGATGAAGTACTGAATGATATGCCCTCTTGCCACCAGCATGATTCCAGATATCAAGACCAAACCTGTGAATTTGTGGACAACAATGCCAACGCTATAAGAGAGAAGCTATCTCTCTTCCTATCTGACAAGCTGCCCAGTTGAAAGATAATCTCTTAGGACTTACATAAAATTAGATCTTTATTACcattttcatgttattttggTTGACAACTCAACTGACTTAGacagaaataaattttagttgCCTCTGCATCAGTATCTTCCCAAGGAGGAGGACACAAATTATAATTCTGGTTGAATGAGCTATTTCCTTGCTAGTTCATTACGTCTCTTAAAAAAAAGGAGTTAATCATTTATTTAGTTGCtcctttttttcatattttgggTCTTAGCACCAATTTGTGAAGTTGGGGAGGCACATTATATTAATCTTCCTTTGCTGGGATTTAGGTGAGTAGATTACAACTTTAATGACACAAATGATGCAAATTTGGACATTACCTCAGTTTGGACACTGCAATGTATGATCATATTTTATACCTGAAGTTGGGGTTTGGACTTAAATCAAACGATACATAGGATATTTGGAGGATTGCAGTTTTAGTGTTCTTACTCTACCTTTTAATCAAATGAAAGGGGAATGCAAACTGATAAAACAATAGCTCTATTTTAATGTGgtttgattttcaaatttatgtGCATGAAAGAAAAGTTGTCAggaaataatagtttttttaaataaagttcaatACTTAGAAGGATTATAAATTTGAGTCCATACAAATTTAATAccaaacttatttaaaaaacaaaactaagaGTGTTATATACAGGACAATTGTTATAGATATATATTGAATGTTATCATCCCTACATTTAAGTGCATCTTGGGTGGATGACAATTGGTTGTGTGTGGTTTGTCtatcttcctttttcttttttgaagtAAAACTTTatacttgtttttatctctaaaataGATACAAAATTGGTGTCATTTCATTTTCCGGTCAAGCAATAGGTATATCAAGAATTCATCCTTAAAGTATTgtatattttcttctcttagATGTCAAATACAACTAacaattataattacataaattttaaaataaaatattaaataaattaagagtATGTTAAGAGTTTGTTGATAATTTAAGATAAGGATAGGtatgataataaaaacaaaataaatatacatttaaaaacttatatattattcattctCATAGTTATGGTGTCAATCATATAAAACATCAGAAAacattatattacaaaaaagaTCGGACTGTAAACtctacaaatttatattttaaatatttataatttacaaataCTATATCATTATGGGtctatttctctttttcataaaaaataatagtgtgACCTTGTTAAATTTGTGTATACATAAGAAGAGATAAAACAATAGACTTTATCATAACATGTCTGGTTGAATAAACACTTTAATTCTCttagaaaaataatgtaaactttttcttatatagtttaaaatcaacatatatatatatatatatatatatatatatatatatatatatatatatatatatatatatatatatatatatatatatatacatttttaaaaaacaaatcacCATCTGGTAATgttgagaaaaattaaaaattaatttatatgcaTGTTagtttttatcatatatatatattttttttttattttcttctaaaatgtTAGTAGAGAAGATTATGAAACGAAAAATTAACATGAGAGAATGTATGTTCTTGCTGTAACTAAGTGAAAGAAATGCACATAAGGTTAAGGATAATTTAATATagtataatgttttaaattattttaaaataagaatcaaatagattaattattttaaatatgaaaagtagttacattttaaaaatatttagtttgttttttgGTAAAAGAGCAGCAGCAGTTTGTCTTTGAAATATTTTTGGGCCTCATGAAAGAAGGAAAGTGTATGATTGGGCTATCTGGGTGGCCTGGTATTGTTCAAAGAGAAGAGTTTAAAGAAAATGGCGTTGTGATTGCTGCATTAGGGAAGAAGGAATCAAAACACGAAGAAGCCATTGAAATTGAATTGGAATAAGAATGGAATTGAAAAATGTGGTGAAGGACAAGAAATTTTGGATGGCATCTTTCATCATTGCTTGGGCTGCAGCTCTTCAGGTAAGGTAGGTTACCCATATTTATTCTTCTCCCTTCTCTTCAATTCTTCATCTACTTTCTTCTGTTGTTTTGCGTTTTCAATTTCAGGGTCACATGATGTGGTTGCAGCGCCAGAATTCCTTCAAAGAAAAATTCGGTAACCCCCAAGACCATCCTCAAAACCCTAACTAACTCACTCTCTTAGATCACACCTT from the Vigna angularis cultivar LongXiaoDou No.4 chromosome 3, ASM1680809v1, whole genome shotgun sequence genome contains:
- the LOC108325383 gene encoding uncharacterized protein LOC108325383; protein product: IGIRMELKNVVKDKKFWMASFIIAWAAALQGHMMWLQRQNSFKEKFGNPQDHPQNPN
- the LOC108324982 gene encoding protein ALP1-like, producing MGSIRGIKKRKKADDKDGQDASATPFDWWQHFSLRISGPLAQSKNIEKFESVFKISRKTFNYICSLVEEDLLARASNFVDLSGKRLSLNDQVAVALRRLSSGESLSTIGDSFRMNQSTVSQVTWRFVEAMEERGLHHLSWPSTETEMEEIKCKFENFRGLSNCCGAVDSTHIMMTLPSVDALNSVWLDREKNCSMVLQAIVDPDLRFRDIVTGWPGSMSDEQVLRSCSFFKLGEEGKRLNGGKKVLPEGTAVREYIIGDRGFPLLPWLLTPYEGKGLSNVQVEFNTRVVETQMLAKKALARLKEMWRIIQGVMWKPDKHKLPRIILVCCILHNIVIDMKDEVLNDMPSCHQHDSRYQDQTCEFVDNNANAIREKLSLFLSDKLPS